From the Cucumis sativus cultivar 9930 chromosome 5, Cucumber_9930_V3, whole genome shotgun sequence genome, the window attaaaaatatatggagtcccttatttctaaatttttgaaTTGAGGGGATCAGTTTTTTTAGAGTCCAAGATcgattttcaatatttttttttaaaaaatagaatttgtagtgtgatatatttgattatatatgttgCATTATTTCCTATTaacctaattttgaaatttttcttaaatttcattttttaaccgtttagaaaatttttctttaaaactatatttttttaaaaaaatttaaaatataaatctatattcATAAGGTTTTCTAATCAACTTATTTACTTACATTTGTTTCgctaaaaaaaaagtctacgatgaaatataagaaatttgatattatgatTTTCTAGAATTTTTGAGGTGAGAGATCAATATCTTTTGGAGTCTAGATTTGAccccaagaaaaaatgaatttaatcaatattttttttaaaaaatctttattcgAAGACACTAGGctagattttgagaaattgtaataatttttcattttcttaggGTGAGAAATTTTGCTCAATATGTAGTATAATTAATGGAATATTATTCCACTTATGAGAccattgcttcaaatattgaaGTAATGAGGGGTAAGATAaaacattagttttaaaataaattaaaaaatattttaaattcaatatttgaagtttggtcactgtttttttaaatgggtGCGGTGTGATGTTAATACTTTTTCCATACACAAATTACTCTTGAACTCAAATCTATTTTTcgcaaacaattttttttaaaaaattgtttactttatttttcggtgtccaatcacacactaaaaaagattggtgacaactcctattttcttttaaaactaactcttttaattTGGTGAGAATAAGATTGATCCTTAGAAAACCGTATCGTACATCCTAGTAGCCAAGATAAGCACCATGAATCAAATATCCTACAAATACGCTCCATATGAgttatttaagaattttttatatacttcTTTGCTAttctataacttttttattgaCTTAGACattaaaactcttttttatttgtcttaGATAGATTCTTTCCtcctaaattacaaattaatggGTTGGGATAATGTTTGAGGGTAAAAATTCACACCAACATATTCTTTTCTCTCCCCTTCCATTGCTCTTAATGATCATTCCTTGacgtataaatttttttttagtgtcaaGTAAAGAAGATTTTGTAGTAGTatacaaaagaataagaatcTAAATCAAGAGTATGATTAACAGAAAGTGCATGACTATATGGTATTTCTTCCAAATCCCAAATACAACAAGTGCAACTTCTATAATTTAACTTAACCAAAAAGGTTTTACTTTCATCCAGTATTGGATGTTCAAACTCACTGATAGAATAAACCTAgaattaaaacaagaaaataattaaatttatagacTTAAATACTACTCAACATAATAATAGCAATATAAGTGGAAAGGAATTGAAAATGTCAGAACGGGAAATTATTCCTAAAGGAGTGGTTGGAAAGCTATCTTTCTGTGAGCATTGTGTAGTTGACAAGTCTACAAgacaaagttttcaaaaggCTAATCACAACATCAAAACTATCCTAGACTACATTCATTCCGACCTATGGGGACCCTCACAAATAATACCATCCTTAAATAATTCCAGCTggtattttctaatatttactTATGATTACTCtagaaaaagttgattttatttcttaaaggCTAAATACCAAACTCtaggaaaaattaaagaatgaaaaaccatggtagaaaaacaaacttctaAACAAGTTAAATGCTTAATAACTGATAATggtttagaattttgtaatGAGAAATTCAATAACTTTTGTAAAGAACATGGTATAACGAGGCATAGGACTGTTAGATATACCCCTCAACAAAATGATGTTTCTGAAATGTTAAATAGAACCATAATGGATAGGGTTAGATGTCAAATGTTAAATGGTTTAATTCCAGAAAATTTTTGCgcaaaagttgtttttatacTGTTTACACCCTTAATATGTGTTGTCATCACTCTATAACCTTCCTAACACCTGAAGAAAAATGGTCTAAACATCGTCCTAATTTACAAAACCTTAGAATATTTGGTTGTATTGAATTTGTCTAACAAATTAAGtcagaaaaaattaaaacctagagctataaataaatgtatgtTCCTACATTGGTTTATTGTAATTATGATCAAACAACACATATCTAGCTAATAACCCCACTTTTCAAGAGCTCATGCATTAATCGTACATATTGAGATTAttgattgtcattttgttGGTGATTTAATTGCTTTCCATCCGCTCTTCTTTTCAACTTGTTGATATGTTTAACTAAACCTTTATCTGGTCCATTGCTTAAGCATTTTACGTGGAAGATGGGCATTGATGCATAATCTTCATTGTCCATCTTGAAGGGGTATTagatattatttgttattaattaaactatcattatttttaaccaTGGTTAACTTACCCAAAGACAAGGTGAATGCAACAAGAATCAACAATGAGTAGTCCTTGAGACATTGACATTATTTTGAGATTCATAAAGGAAGAAGTGTTTGAGATGATGATATGGAGAAAGATTGTACtgtaagagaaaaaaaggtgaTGGAAGAGGAGATGGAGCAAACCAAAGGTTGGGAACTGGGAAGGTTTATTATCTATAGAACAAAAGTTTGGGTAAAGAAAGTCATATTTTTCTGCCCATAACGCGTTCATGTATCGGCCGTAGCCGTCATGCTTAACTAAGTAAACCCTAAACATATaaacctttttgttttttctttttctgttgaattttgattgtaagaaaatgtcaaatcaaaAAGCCCAATAACGGGTAgcatttcaattctttataTTGACTATTTTCctaacttattattattttcaaaatttattgttttaaattttagttttgtttcgaaatattgaattatttacatatatactgATACACAAGCTCAAtgcaactttcaaattaaaaatggcattaatacatttttgtaattaccaaatctaaaatttggaATCCGAATTTGGCAATCGATAGCTTTACTTTCTTGTTATAGGCATTGGAAAATAACCTTCGTAACAAAAACCAATCATAAACCTTTCTTCTTAGTCAAGTAAAAATGGAATGGGCTTTCTAACTCAAACCAGCCAAAAATATGAGTAGATTTTTATAGGCATACAGGATCTGAGCTGAAGGTAGGTAGACGAATGAACCTCGACTCCGTTGGGTCAATATTGaatagttattttcaaatatagtaaattgaACTAAACTATGtacaaatttatcaaaatattattgttttaaagatAGACACTGATAATCACCAAAAGAcaaatatcattaaattagGTATACATTGGTCGGTTAAAATGGGTTTTTCGATCAAACTACCACTGAATGTACTATGGTCCGTAtagtaaatgttcaaaccATCTCCTATGGCACTAAAGAGTGCAAATCGGTCATCAATCAGTCATTTGGTTATGGTGGATTTAagcttttgaatttctttttgcaCCATTTGTATGATTGGATTTTTCCTAAACAAACACCAACCAAATCCCTTCATATCTCCAATTGATGGCGTTTGATTTGATCGATTTTGATCGACcatattgatattttagtatatcatgttccctaactatcatctactatcattgataaataatgatagacaattaaatgataaaaataccAAGTTAAAATGTctattataaatatacaattttacacaaaaatattcatagagcaattttgctatttaaatTACTTACCATACAAAATAGGTAAAATAAAgagaattgtaaaaaatggCAAGATGGGCAAACTGTTTACATTTTATGACCAAATGAAATGTaatacatttttgttatttagtagttttttctttttttaggataaaatgtaaatagtttgtgtttttttataaaaggtaaatagtttgtgtttttttattattgtggAGAGtactcttaaaattaaaaatatttgaaagaaaaaaagagaaagtttgTATTGATATCGACATTGGAGGCCGCCATTTTAGTTTGACCAAATAATCTTTCAAAGTTGgaagttttcaaaaatgatAGGACAGCTTACTATCACTTGGCAATATAACGACGGCTACTCTTTTAGCCAAACCTTCATTTCAATATATTGCTATAAATAACACCCTTCCCACCTTCATTTCTCTTCATtaccttcttcattttctttctcacttCATCATAAGGCTTCTCTCAACCAAAGGGAAAGGGATACACTATACCGATGGCAGCTACGGTGACCACAAAACTAGTCATTCTTATAACTGCAATGGCGTTATTACTTTTGGGCACAACTGAAGCCCAACTTTCGCCTACATTCTACGATCAAACTTGTCCTACTGCACTCACTACTATTAGAACTGTTATTAGGCAAGCAGTTTCTCAAGAACGTCGAATGGCTGCATCTCTCATTCGACTTCATTTCCATGATTGTTTTGTTCAAGGTTGTGATGCATCAATTTTACTCGATGATACTCCCTCTATGATTGGTGAACAAAATGCAGCACCAAACATAAACTCTGCAAGAGGTTATGGAGTGATTCATAAGGCTAAAACTGAAGTTGAGAAGAGATGTCCTGGCACAGTATCTTGTGCAGACATCCTTGCTGTGGCTGCAAGAGATGCATCTTTTTCTGTAAGTACTGACTTTTAATACGTTTATTTAGTCTATAATGTAATAATATGTTATGGAACAATGTTTTTTCTAATAGTATATATTGTTGTCAAATAGGTTGGTGGTCCATCTTGGACGGTAAAGCTTGGAAGAAGAGATTCTACCTCTGCAAGTAAAACTTTAGCAGAGAGTGAGCTTCCACATTTCCAAGAAAGCCTTGACAGACTTATAtccatttttgcaaataaagGTCTTAGCACCAGAGATATGGTTGCACTCTCAGGTAAATTAGATTAGATGacacaatatttaaattcctTTGCAcactatatatacacacgtgcgtgtgtgtgtatatgtatgtatattccTTGGCTTccatcatttaaatatatgtttactACTCTATGGCAGGTTCTCATACTATAGGACAATCTCAATGCTTTCTTTTTCGCAATAGGATATACAACCAAAGCAATATTGATGCAGGATTTGCTCGCACTCGACAAAGAAATTGTCCATCATCGGGTGGGAATGGAAATTTGGCACCACTTGATTTGGTCACACCCAATTCTTTTgacaataattatttcaaaaatcttATTCAAATGAAGGGTTTGCTTGAAACAGATCAAGTTCTTTTTAGTGGAGGATCAACGGATAATATTGTTACTGAATACAGTAGAAATCCAAGTACATTCAAATCGGATTTTGCGGCTGCCATGATTAAAATGGGAGACATCCAACCTCTTACTGGTTTAGAAggagaaataagaaatatatgtGGTGCGGTCAATTAATCTCTTGTTCTACCttctttaattcatttgttagttcatttcaaatttcattattgTGTCCTTTGGTGATACATTCTAATACACATTGTGTGTCATTCTTCAAGTTGTAATAATTATGTGATACTTTTATTAATGTCAATCTAATTGagaaatatattcttttactttaattttaactttgagTTGCAAATATTTTAAGCTTCTTGAATTTACctattacttcttttttttttcctaccAAAGTTCACCCTTATCCTAAACTCATTGGTTAACAATTAAGCTAAAATGAACCGAAAAAATCATCAcgtgtatttttttatttaaaaaatcacaaaatttgaagtgtttagaaaccaatttcaaaataattttaaagaacttttattaaaatgggtttgaataaaaaaaatatatggtttTTCTTATCCAAGTTAATTATAAGTATAAGTTCAAGGAAAGAATCATTGGATTGGGTGAACGATACTAACTCTGCATTTTACATATTCGATCTAATTAAAGAGATGAGAAGGGAGTGAAAGTTGAGGGGGAAGAGTATGACAAATCTTTTCTCataacttcattttctatttttgtattaGAGTTTGACTGTTTCTACACAGTCCAATACACATAACTTTAaacctaattttatttattgcatcgtcaattaaaactatttcaaCCTTGAAAGGTGACTTCGATAACTGGCAAGAAAGATCCTTTGGACACTCAAGCATCCAACacattaatttgtaatttaacgtAATTTAGGATGAGAGAATGTACGTGagacaaataaaaaggagTTTTGATGTCTAAGTCAATAAAAGAGTTGAATAGCGAAAGAAGTAtgtaaaaaattcttaaataattCATATGGAGCGTATTTGTAGGATATTTGATTATTCATGGTGCTTATCTTGGCTACTAGAATGTAGGATATGGTTTCTTAATAACATAACAAGTTAAATTTGATGGTTAATTAACATTGTTAAATCCAAAAACAATCGCTTCAAAGAATTTATAATTACCAAAACCTACTACTATAACAACGATTTAGTAAAAGTGACAAGTCTGAGTCCATCTACTTTGAATACaacttttgaagttttaaagtatttttttttattattattatttaaaaaagttaaaagtaatgaatatataataatatatgaaacaaTAAGACAATATATTGGAAGAAGCTTCCCATATTGCAATAAAGTTGACGGCTGCAATTTTTGATTCATTATTTGTCATTAATCAATCACACGCCTCTATTTTAGTAACAAActaaatatgttatattttaatgcGTTTTTAGGAATCCTAACAAACCAATTATCAAAAGTTTgggacattttttaataacgtCAAGTGTTATAACATTTcgaaaatacaataaaaagtCGATTATAGCATCAATAATGCCATATCTCGTTAATGCTACTATGAGATGGAAAATCTAGACATCCGTAGAGGCGCTTATCTCTAACCTACCATGAGATGGAAACTCTAGGTATCTACTGAATACCCTCGTCAAAGGATCTTTGTACACAAGAAAATCTCTCCTCAAGGATAAGTAACTAAAATTACCAAGTAATTAGATCTAATatgtttctttcaattttgatggaaaagataatttgactttaattgaaaaatgtaaaattacaacTTTATCAATGGAACATACTAACaaagaattatatttaaaatttaaattacataaCGAATGAATAAATggaaataatacaatttttttttgctcagattatgatttgtttaataacaaaataagtttaGTTAACGATACCacaaatatttcttatttctccCTCTAAACCAGTGAGAGGTTGAATATTTCCCATTTTGATCATTGCTGCTGCAAAGTCAGATTTGAACATAGTTGGATCTTTGCTATACTCTGTAACAATGCTATCTGTTGATCCTCCGTTAAAGAGAACTTGATCTGTTTCTAGCAAACCTTTTCTTTGAACAAGATTTTTGAAGTAATTGTTGTCAAAGGAATTGGGTGTGACCAAATCCAGTGGTGCCAAATTTCCATTCCCACTCGATGTTGGACAATTCCTTCGACGTGTGCTAGCAAATCCTGCATCGATATTAGTTTGATTGTATATTCTATTACGGAAGAGAAAACATTGGGCTTGCCCTATAGTATGAGAACCTGCAATAATAGAATTAACGTGTAcatgaattaataaaagttgatgcatataataatttatatgatgaattcaaaaaacttaaaagatttAATTACCGGAGAGTGCAACCATATCTCTTGTACTAAGTcctttatttgaaaagatgGAAATAAGCCGATCAAGACCTGCTTGAAAATGTGGAAGCTCATTCTCTGCTAAAGCTTTGCTTGCAGTGGTCGAATCTCTTCTTCCAAGCCTTACTGTCCATGATGGACCACCGACCTAATTTTTgtacaaataatatttagtatGAGAAAAGACaatattcataatattttgacaTATATAGTGCATAGATGGATGCCGAAGATCAAGTACTCACAGCAAAAGAAGCATCTCTTGCAGCAACTGCAAGAATATCAGCACAAGATACAACGCCGGGACAAATCTTCTCAACTGCCGTCTTGGCGTTGTGTATCACCCCATAACCTCTAGCAGAGTCTCTATTGGGTGCTGCATTTTGTTCACCAATCATAGAGGGAGTATCATCAAGCAATATCGACGCATCGCAACCCTGAACAAAACAATCGTGGAAATGGAGGCGAATGAGAGATGCAGCCATACGGCGCTCTTGGAGATGGCTTGTCGAATGACAGTTCTAATAGTTGTAAGTGCAGTAGGACAAGTTTGGTCGtaaaaggaagaggaaagtTGAGCATCACATGCTAAACCGAAAAGCAAGAAGGTGAATGCAAGAACAAGTAGGGGAGGCATTGACATTTTGATGAAATCCTGAAAGAAAGAAGCGTGCGTATTGAGATGATGATataatgaaagaagagaaaagatgaagatgagaTGGAGGAAACCAAAGGTCGGGAAGGGTATTATTTATAGATCAAAAGTTTTGATAAAGAAAGTCATTATTTTCTGCTAATGACGCGTTCATGCATTGAGGGTAGCTGTCATGGTTAACCAAAGTACTGAAGGCCAACCTAAAgctttttagttcattttttattctaagaAAATGTCAATTCAACAACCCCCCAGTAAAGGGTTGTATTAAAATTACCTTCACAAACCTTCTATTCAATGTTCTAAATAATATGTAGTTGCcctttattattgttatttttctcacttaattattattaatgtacttttaaaatagcaatattaattaaaaattatggtCACATATTTTTATGTGGAATATCAACCTCCCAGTGAGTGGTATCTTACAGTTCacattataaaatttcaacGTAACacaattaatcttttaaaaaaaggaatttgCTTTAAGTGCTTCATGCATAAACATATTCTATgcattattattgtaataattaaactaaataaaaggCAGCTGAAggatattgaaattgaaaaggtctttgttcaattttggataaaagaaaagtcagACTGAAAAAGGGAATATCAATTAGATAATTCATATGATCCCATGCATTCTATGCATATCGTTCAATACCCCAACACTGAAGACTAAATCAATGCACAAATAATGTCATTAAATGCACTTTCGTAATGTCTTACCCAACcattcttcctctctttcttgaACGCTTCCGCTTCAACGAGGGAATCTCAAACATGTTTTTGTCTCGCTTTACTCACATGTCTCGtaacaaaactttcaaatcaCACAAACTGTTATTGCTGTAAGTTGAGCGAGTCATCCGAAAAATAGGTGTACtttgtaacttttaattcttttaagcaTTTCTTAACCctactttcactttctttgaatcttataatattttaatttattttactatatttaaaaatgtccctaACTTTAGGAGACAAAACTTCTCAAAATATCTaccaatatagaaaaatatcacaatttacCTTTGATACCGGTCTATTTTACTCTATCACagtttagataaattttgtgatattttgttatattttgcaaatattttagCTTATTTGCTACATTTGACAATAACCAATGATGGAAAGTGGTAGATATGCGCCGATCTAATTGcatgaatttagaaatttagaaattagcATGCAACACTAccctaattaaacaaaattagggttaaaaagaagatcaaactttgtttttctcaagtaaaaagttaacattttgactttttaccattttgtacATCTTGACTAATTCCGACCACACGAGCATCAATcgaaattcattttttcaaaatttaaatcatatttgaatataaagtcagtcaaattttaattttttaaagtaaaaaagttaACCATTTGACCTTTTACAACTGTGACGATTTTCATCAAGTCTAGGCTTCCCAATATGAATCtgcattcatatttttaatatttaaattaaatttaaacacataATGCTCTATCTCAAACTTATGATCAACGACTATATGTTCACATATTTTCgtcggtttctctttctttacttaattcaaacaatataatttaattactacaTCATATtgttctaattaaattaatttcatatgagCTAAtaggggaacctaatggacctatagataATATGCTCCAACGATTtgagattaactagctaaatcCCTTTAGTTCAAGCTAATCAACATTTGTTTAATAGGtcatattccactaaagtcACGTAGTTAGTTGCACTACTCTCTCTAATCACTATAGAGATATTGTGTCCATCTAATATAACCATGATCAACAAATTAATCTTTCATAAGTTGTCTGTAACTTCAACTAggtcaaaatattgttttaccATCAAGTTTACATCTTTCATAGCTTTGCTGCGTATTTGGTTCTTGAGTTGTTGTGacatacatttttaatttctaagtACTTCTAAGGATAATTGTCAAAGATAACatatttgacaattaattttttttttcataaatctaaATAGAGATAATGGCGAGtatgacaaattttactataataaaaggaaaaatatcaaatgtaaaatttaataagatttttttggcATAAAATAGACcgttcaaatttttttttttacttcctTTTACCTGTTTATACTCTTTATGTAGgattatactttttctttttactgaTATAGTGCATTTGCATGATGTGAATAATGAAGTGAAATATCACAAagtgtatttgcaaactacaatcaattttgaaaaatgttaactaatttatgatattttttggATTGACAATATTTCCTCAATATATTCCATAAATATATGCCTATAATTCATAACATATTTTTGGAGTTTTAGTatctaaatcaaattaattcacatttatttattaaatttataaaacttatgtttaataacaatttctctaaaaaatttaCTAAGATATTTTCAACCGTTCTAGATTTCATAATAtcttgaattcaaatattatatcatattcctaaaataatgacaaacaCTAATTCATATTTTcgtattattttaaaaaaaatatcagaTAATACATATTACGTatggttaataataattttgaaataaagttTTATCCTTCCTACATTTGtactaattatgattatacacttattttggttgtcttttattaaaaaattaatttagtgcGCCTATTgtattgaataattattttttcacattctatttttttaattacatgaaTGTTCATATCTATTTCAATTAGATTTTTTACTTTGTAGGTTACTGTTTTTGTCAAAACCTTAATTTTAAACCAACGTATTATTAGTGAgcattttcataatattttcaaattatttatattcgaaagtatttatagaaaatatgaatttaaataccTCCAAAATACTATAGTTAATAacaatatgaatttaaaattttatcttaattaaaattcttaTCATTAGGTTCACTACGTCAtgtaaaatatgatttacagactcattatttatcttttcaataaaGTACTTAAACCATAAATTCTCCAGAATTCAAATACACAGTTCTTAGAAGTTACAAGTCACTGATGATAACAGACAGATCCAATTTGttcacaacaaaaatatatacatctaATTGATAGACAACATAATAAACCTATTTCACGCAATCAGAGTTACAAATACCTTGTAATTGGGATTCacaattcttaaaatttaatagtcAATCATTATAACAAACATATGTCAAACATACACTActatatcattttcatctgatttttttttttcatttcatcatatataactttttcGTAGATTGACTACCTTCCAtttgtttgaatatatttaatttgttcgatttgttttattagttatttctttttttcttaatttaacaaaatcgatttatttgttaaattggCCAGGTTTAATTGCGTTGATTTTCGATAGAGTTACaatgtatttgtatatattacatgataatattattcttttcagaTTAGTTCCACAGTATTTAACAGActatataacatatatttctAACACCAATTACATTGTaatttatgcttttaaataATGTGATAAACTATTAGTTCTATATCATGATTGcacatttaaatattaatatttatttgctcatatataatcatatatttttccaataaaaaaaacttaacattAAGATAGATTTGTTACAAAAAAGAGTGGGGTGTAAGAATATGGGTTGAACCCAAATAACTCGAACTACTTACTCAACCCATATtatatgggttgggttaaaatatgagttgggttggattaaaaaaatttaatttttttaggttggGTTGTGTCTCGAGTTgaaaggttgaaaaattcgattcaacccaacccgaattaatatatatatatatatatatatatatatatatatatatatatatatatatatatatatatatatatatatatatatatatatatatattatttaataaaaaacaaattaagtatataaactttgaatttattgtatgaaattttgaattatgtgtatttaaaatttaaatgcaacaattttgaacttttataacCCTAAACCCCCATCCCAACCCGATCCATATTTTACGGGTTGGATTGAGTTGGGTTGAATTgggttagaaactaaatttgggTTGCCAACCCAAATAACGGGAAAATACTGGTTGGGTTGAGAAGGTCTCCAAACCCAATCTAACCCGATTTCACTCCTAGAACATAGCATTTTTCGAAACTTGCTCTTTTAACTGATTGAAACCCTCTTCAACCGTTTTTGCGTCTGCATGAATTCTCTGTTATGCCATTAATAACAGAAACAAAGAGGAAcaataagaagaagatgaagacgaagatgaagaaataGCAAAAGGGTGTTGAGAATTTCAAAGAATTTCTTACTCCACAACATCGGTACAACAATCGACCTTCATTTCCACCGCCAGTGGCAGTTCATGAGGTCACTATCAAAGTTCGAGTATCATTGACGAAAAGAAATAGCAAAAGggtgttgaaaattttgttactgTTGCTCTACAGTTTCAATAGTTTGGGTTTGGAGAGTTTTGTCTTGACCTTTTAGTAAATCCATGGATACTTTgcttaaaatcaataacaagtATGGTTTTCTGCAACCATTACATGGGGTTTCAAAAGAATTGAGTGGTGTGAGGGGTACAAAGTTTCATGGTcaggaatttgaatttggtcAAAGAAAGAGTCGTCTAAAATTGAGGAAAGGGATTGTGTTGGTGTGAGAAGTAGTGCTCTTTTGGAGCTTGTTCCtgaaattctaaaattgaGGAAGGGTTAATAGAAAGCAGCTCAAGTTAAAAATGTTGCAGAAATGCATTTCCAATGGTGTTAAGTTTCTTGAAGCTAAAGTTATTAAAGTTATACATGAGGAGTTCAAATCTTTGATAATTTACAATGATGAGTAACCTTTGAAGCTGCCATTGTTCTTGACATTTGAGggtgatattttttttgttttctctttttggttTGAGGAATTTTCATTGGATTTAAATGGTTGggggagtttttttttaattacagtctatttgaagtttatttcATTACTACATTTATGATTCAAGTTTTTTAGTTAGGGATGCTCgtgctattttttttcttcaactttttctgttatgatattttgtcaatttaaaaatatttttgtcattaatCCAAATCGAACCTCCTACTTTGTCATTCTTCTTGTCCGCTCGTCTATCAAActgtcaaaatatttacggtgcaggtaataaaatgaaaaaattcatgaaactgactattttttataaaaatttcaggTTTGTCATTCCTCatcatcgtctttcttc encodes:
- the LOC116403796 gene encoding lignin-forming anionic peroxidase-like, yielding MAATVTTKLVILITAMALLLLGTTEAQLSPTFYDQTCPTALTTIRTVIRQAVSQERRMAASLIRLHFHDCFVQGCDASILLDDTPSMIGEQNAAPNINSARGYGVIHKAKTEVEKRCPGTVSCADILAVAARDASFSVGGPSWTVKLGRRDSTSASKTLAESELPHFQESLDRLISIFANKGLSTRDMVALSGSHTIGQSQCFLFRNRIYNQSNIDAGFARTRQRNCPSSGGNGNLAPLDLVTPNSFDNNYFKNLIQMKGLLETDQVLFSGGSTDNIVTEYSRNPSTFKSDFAAAMIKMGDIQPLTGLEGEIRNICGAVN